The genomic DNA AACGTGAGGCGGGTCACTCACCAGAAAGTGACGGCAACAACAAACCCCTCTTttatcccttcccttccttctttccattctTAAGCTGGGCAGAGCAAATGAGGTTGGGTCCACAAAAAAATaaggttaataataataattaaacaacagcaacaacaacaacagcaacaacaacaaaataggCATCTCAATGTCTGAGGAAAAGTGGGATTGTAAGTGCAGTATTTCTTCATGTGCAGTTCTTCTACTTCATACGAGTCCCCTTTGGATGAGAAGGCCTAGTGGAATGTGTGCTCCCCTCGGACTATGTGCGACGAGAACTCATAGCGGTCCTGGCTTCGGTAGCCACAGATGTTGCACTCTAGCGGGTCCCGGTAGCCGTGGCAGCCCATGTGGATGGTGTACATGACATGGTCCAGGAAAAGGACGCGACAGTGCTCGCACTTGAAAGCCCTGATCTGCTCCCCTTCTCCGTTGATGACCTTGTAGATATCCTTTAAAGAGCCCTTAGAAGCTTTTGTGGCATCCAAAGCCTTGGCGTCCTCCTTCATATAAGCCGGGCTTGGCTTTCTCTTGGGATTTAAGGCAGAGTTTCCTTGGTAGGACTGGCGGTCTTCGTGGCTGCTCTCTGAGTCAGTAGAATCCAGGCAGCTATTGCTGGGGGAGCCCTCTCTATCCTGGGTTCGACTCTTTGGTCTGATGAGGGAGATCGGGCCATCCATGTTGTTCTCGTGACTGTCAGCTGTTTCCCTGCTAATGGGCCTTTCTATCCTGTTAGGATGATAGACCTGAGCGTAAGCTGAGCTGATGACCGGGGCCACCTCTGCAATTGTGCTTGGTGTGTGCTGCATCAGGGGGTGAAGTGCCTCAGCTCCAAGGTAGGTGATTGCATTGTTGATGGCTTGGTCCATCATGTGAGACTGCATCAGCTCAGCCTCCTTCTCATAGGTTAGGTTCATATCAAAGGGAATATCTGGATAGCCAAATCTCATGAGCTTTTCACCTAAGGAACAAGagcaaaggaatgagaaaaatcaaTGTAATCACTCCAAGGTTTCACTggaaaaggggtggggagggagagaaaatcccTGACTTTGGGTGAAATTCATTCCCAAGTCCAAAGTTAGCCTCCTTCTACTTGTTCACTGAACTCCTACAAAATTTCAGTCCTGACGTGGGTAAAACAGCAACCCCACCAACAGCCTTTTTTATAATTCTGTGTGAAGCGTGTGGCTGCAGCGACCTCCGGACCGATTCCAAACCTTCCGCTGGGCCTGACTGTGCCTGTGCTTCAAGTTAGGAGATACACGTTAACTGGCAGAAAATGGGATCAAACCACCGAGGTGAATGAAGCTCTGCCGGTTTATACCATTAGACGTATTCTTCGAAAATTAAAGGGGGCAGTACCACATGCCCCTCACGCTCCGAGGTGCCCCATACATACCTTACAACAGGGCTGCATGGTAAAAAATTTAACCAGCAGGTACAGAGGGCTGGTACGGGGGGGACCTAACAGCTTTAGAGCCACAATATGTAAAACCTTCAACCAGCAGGCAAAATATAAAATGACTGCATACGGCTACAGAACGGAGCAAGTAACAGGAGTATACagggggctgacctgctgcctTGTGTTCAGGCCAGAGTATTTTTATAGctcaccccctcaaaaaaaaaataaaaaataatcctaccCCAAAGTTttggactgagaaaaaaaaaaaagacacacactcCTCAGTGTctatttaggaaagaaaacaaaatagagaaacCACATAGCTTAGTTTCGTTTGGTAAAAGGCAAAAGTAACTTTCATTGAGACAGGATAAATTAATATATAATGATAAGGAAGCCATCTGATTCATCACTACGTGAATCCAAATTAACATCCTTGTAACCTTTTGAAATCCATGGCATTACAGAGATGCGAAACCAGAACCACACGCTGGTAAATTCTGCTAGTCACAGGGCACGTTGCGTATT from Chroicocephalus ridibundus chromosome 7, bChrRid1.1, whole genome shotgun sequence includes the following:
- the IKZF2 gene encoding zinc finger protein Helios isoform X2, which translates into the protein MEAEAADGYITCDNELSPERERSGMAIDLTSSTPNGQHTSPSHMASTNSVKLEMQSDEECDRKPLGQEDEIRAHDEGSSLEEPLTESNEMADNRKIQELSSEGGIRLPNGKLKCDVCGMVCIGPNVLMVHKRSHTGERPFHCNQCGASFTQKGNLLRHIKLHSGEKPFKCPFCSYACRRRDALTGHLRTHSVGKPHKCNYCGRSYKQRSSLEEHKERCHNYLQNVSMEAAGQVMSHHGEKLMRFGYPDIPFDMNLTYEKEAELMQSHMMDQAINNAITYLGAEALHPLMQHTPSTIAEVAPVISSAYAQVYHPNRIERPISRETADSHENNMDGPISLIRPKSRTQDREGSPSNSCLDSTDSESSHEDRQSYQGNSALNPKRKPSPAYMKEDAKALDATKASKGSLKDIYKVINGEGEQIRAFKCEHCRVLFLDHVMYTIHMGCHGYRDPLECNICGYRSQDRYEFSSHIVRGEHTFH
- the IKZF2 gene encoding zinc finger protein Helios isoform X3 — protein: MQSDEECDRKPLGQEDEIRAHDEGSSLEEPLTESNEMADNRKIQELSSEGGIRLPNGKLKCDVCGMVCIGPNVLMVHKRSHTGERPFHCNQCGASFTQKGNLLRHIKLHSGEKPFKCPFCSYACRRRDALTGHLRTHSVGKPHKCNYCGRSYKQRSSLEEHKERCHNYLQNVSMEAAGQVMSHHVPPMEDCKEQEPVMDNNISLVPFERPAVIEKLTSNMGKRKSSTPQKFVGEKLMRFGYPDIPFDMNLTYEKEAELMQSHMMDQAINNAITYLGAEALHPLMQHTPSTIAEVAPVISSAYAQVYHPNRIERPISRETADSHENNMDGPISLIRPKSRTQDREGSPSNSCLDSTDSESSHEDRQSYQGNSALNPKRKPSPAYMKEDAKALDATKASKGSLKDIYKVINGEGEQIRAFKCEHCRVLFLDHVMYTIHMGCHGYRDPLECNICGYRSQDRYEFSSHIVRGEHTFH
- the IKZF2 gene encoding zinc finger protein Helios isoform X4; this encodes MEAEAADGYITCDNELSPERERSGMAIDLTSSTPNGQHTSPSHMASSERPFHCNQCGASFTQKGNLLRHIKLHSGEKPFKCPFCSYACRRRDALTGHLRTHSVGKPHKCNYCGRSYKQRSSLEEHKERCHNYLQNVSMEAAGQVMSHHVPPMEDCKEQEPVMDNNISLVPFERPAVIEKLTSNMGKRKSSTPQKFVGEKLMRFGYPDIPFDMNLTYEKEAELMQSHMMDQAINNAITYLGAEALHPLMQHTPSTIAEVAPVISSAYAQVYHPNRIERPISRETADSHENNMDGPISLIRPKSRTQDREGSPSNSCLDSTDSESSHEDRQSYQGNSALNPKRKPSPAYMKEDAKALDATKASKGSLKDIYKVINGEGEQIRAFKCEHCRVLFLDHVMYTIHMGCHGYRDPLECNICGYRSQDRYEFSSHIVRGEHTFH